Proteins encoded together in one Vigna angularis cultivar LongXiaoDou No.4 chromosome 5, ASM1680809v1, whole genome shotgun sequence window:
- the LOC108340426 gene encoding nucleolar complex-associated protein 3 yields MGKKQKVVLPPDLPPEVLDDEVEVSDEDLQFIKENRNYASLLSTLDTHSITKHVTRVADAKDDALEKLYEKRMQKNALKKEKEETGLQVDRVDALPIKTLDGKLHYRTASKAVSENDLSEEGTAEDAIADEGMVKLTKAEKRAKLKKMKKEAKKQGKEVAKVEVEETPHAAVLAEVKEDLTAEETFESKKCKLAELGNALLTDPESNIKLLKEMVQLSKDNDHTIVKLGLLSLLAVFKDIVPGYRIRLPTEKELEMKVSKTVRKMRYYESTLLSAYKAYLQRLVALEKKPLFQHVAVRCICSLLDANPHFNFRESLLDATVRNIGSTDEAIRKVCCSTIKSLFTNEGKHGGEVTVEAVRLIADYVKAYNCQLHPDSVDVFLSLSFNEDLLKSGKTEEDQKLKDKKSKKRKHTDASNQLMENDRKKSRQESISKTRKEVEADYKAASFALDVMERKQMQTETLSAVFETYFRILKHTMQSIGARPEANAGALSAAVEPLPLLAPCLKGLAKFSHLIDLDFMGDLMNHLKVLASGSSNSGNTSDKCSKCLSVSERLQCCIVAFKVMRNNLDALNVDLQDFFIHLYNLILEYRPGRDQGEVLAEALKIMLCDDKQHDMQKTAAFIKRLATFSLCVGSADSMAALVTVKHLLQKNVKCRNLLENDIGGGSVSGTIPKYLPHSTDPNLSGALASVLWELNLLSSHYHTAISTLASGISSMSTAHNQVLLSKSSPQLAFKEMSLDQELCFTQQTGSIKLKNKRRTNGPAASLSIGSTTVKSSFDDNELQRKLVSHFMVHHDIKENERLRKELDRTALSLQLYEQYKKQKKQSKPRR; encoded by the exons ATGGGAAAGAAGCAGAAAGTCGTTCTTCCGCCGGACCTTCCCCCGGAGGTTCTAGACGACGAAGTTGAGGTTTCCGACGAAGACCTCCAATTCATCAAAGAGAATCGCAACTATGCCTCCTTGCTCTCCACCTTGGACACCCATTCAATCACCAA GCATGTTACGCGGGTTGCTGATGCCAAAGACGATGCATTGGAGAAACTTTATGAGAAACGCATGCAAAAAAATGCtctcaagaaagaaaaagaagaaactgGTTTGCAGGTTGATCGTGTAGATGCTCTTCCAATCAAGACATTGGATGGAAAACTCCATTACCGGACAG CTTCAAAAGCCGTATCAGAAAATGATCTAAGTGAAGAGGGAACTGCAGAGGATGCCATTGCGGATGAAGGTATGGTGAAGCTAACTAAGGCTGAAAAGAGAGCCAAActtaagaaaatgaagaaggagGCCAAAAAACAAGGGAAAGAAGTGGCTAAAGTAGAAGTGGAAGAGACACCACATGCAGCAGTGCTG GCTGAGGTAAAGGAAGATCTTACAGCTGAGGAGACATTTGAAAGCAAGAAGTGTAAACTTGCAGAATTGGGGAATGCCTTACTTACAGATCCAGAGTCCAACATTAAATTACTGAAAGAGATGGTGCAATTATCTAAAGATAACGATCATACCATTGTTAAGCTTGGACTTCTATCCCTCTTGGCAGTTTTCAAAGATATTGTCCCTGG TTATCGGATCAGGCTTCCTACTGAAAAGGAACTAGAAATGAAGGTTTCAAAGACTGTTAGAAAGATGCGTTATTATGAGTCTACTCTTCTTTCAGCATACAAG GCATATTTGCAAAGGCTGGTAGCCTTAGAGAAGAAGCCTTTATTTCAACATGTAGCAGTTCGTTGTATTTGTTCTTTGCTTGATGCAAATCCCCATTTCAACTTTCGTGAAAGTTTGTTGGATGCTACTGTCAGAAACATAGGCTCTACTGATGAGGCTATAAG GAAAGTTTGTTGTTCCACGATTAAATCACTCTTTACAAATGAGGGTAAACATGGGGGTGAGGTCACTGTTGAGGCAGTTCGATTGATTGCCGATTATGTTAAAGCTTACAATTGCCAATTGCACCCAGATTCTGTTGAT GTTTTCTTGTCCCTTTCATTTAATGAGGATCTCTTGAAGTCTGGAAAGACAGAAGAGGATCAGAAattaaaagataagaaaagtaagaaaaggaaACACACTGATGCATCAAATCAGTTGATGGAGAATGATAGAAAGAAAAGTAGGCAAGAATCGATTTCTAAGACAAGAAAGGAGGTTGAAGCTGATTACAAGGCTGCATCCTTTGCCCTGGATGTTATGGAGAGGAAACAGATGCAAACTGAAACACTCTCTGCTGTCTTTGAGACGTACTTTCGTATTTTGAAGCATACAATGCAGTCCATCGGTGCCAG GCCTGAAGCTAACGCTGGGGCATTATCTGCTGCAGTGGAACCCCTCCCTTTGCTTGCTCCTTGTCTGAAAGGACTGGCAAAATTCTCACATCTGATTGACCTTGATTTCATGGGTGATCTGATGAATCATCTGAAAGTACTTGCTTCTGGAAGTAGCAATTCAGGCAACACTTCTGACAAGTGTTCCAAATGTTTGAGTGTATCGGAACGTCTCCAATGCTGCATTGTTGCCTTTAAAGTGATGAGGAACAATCTTGATGCCCTGAATGTTGATTTACAGGACTTCTTTATCCATCTTTACAATCTTATTCTTGAATACAGGCCAGGAAG AGATCAAGGAGAGGTTTTGGCAGAAGCTTTGAAGATAATGTTGTGCGATGATAAGCAACATGACATGCAAAAGACTGCTGCATTTATAAAACGATTAGCAACATTTTCACTGTGTGTTGGATCAGCAGATTCCATGGCTG CCTTGGTCACCGTAAAGCATCTCCTTCAGAAGAATGTCAAGTGCAGAAATTTGTTGGAAAATGATATTGGAGGAGGCTCTGTTTCTGGCACAATTCCT AAATATCTACCACATTCCACAGATCCCAATTTAAGTGGTGCCCTTGCCTCGGTACTTTGGGAACTCAATCTTTTGTCCAGCCATTATCATACAGCTATATCAACACTGGCCTCGGGAATTTCAAGTATGAGTACTGCACATAACCAGGTTCTTTTATCCAAGTCCTCTCCTCAACTAGCTTTTAAGGAAATGTCTCTGGACCAAGAATTATGTTTCACACAACAAACTGGcagtataaaattaaaaaacaagagACGAACAAATGGCCCTGCTGCATCACTTTCCATTGGTTCTACAACTGTCAAGAGTTCATTTGATGACAATGAGTTGCAGAGGAAACTTGTTTCCCATTTCATGGTTCATCATGACATCAAGGAAAATGAAAGGTTGAGAAAAGAGCTGGACAGGACTGCATTATCGCTACAGCTATATGAacaatataagaaacaaaagaaacaatcaAAACCAAGGAGATGA
- the LOC108340292 gene encoding E3 SUMO-protein ligase SIZ1 isoform X2 codes for MCSLSCTFQSRGRSRILLIEYYLCSQMNKLSNLFFFFPVSKMWAKKNAGGKEQVAKLVDDTYRKMQISGATDLASKGQGASDSSSIKVKGEIDDSFQPDTKIRCLCGSRLETEDLVKCDDPRCQVWQHISCVIIPEKPTEGIPPVPDKFYCELCRLTRADPFWVAVAHPLLPVKLTTTSNPTDGTNPVQSVERTFQLTRADKDLVSKPEFDVEAWCMLLNDKVPFRMQWPQYTDLQVNGVPVRATNRPGSQLLGANGRDDGPIITPYTKDGINKISLTGCDARIFCLGVRIVRRRSMQQILNLIPKESDGELFEDALARVCRCVGGGNADGDADSDSDLEVVSDTFSVNLRCPMSGSRMKIAGRFKPCIHMGCFDLEVLVEINQRSRKWQCPICLKNYALENIIIDPYFNRITSMMVNCGEEITEVEVKPDGSWRVKTKGESERQELGSLAQWHLPDGSPCVSADGDFKRVDTLALKQVKQEGVFDTPTGLKLGIRKNRNGDWEVSKPQGTNTSSGNKLKAIFGNPEQVVIPMSSSATGSGRDGDDPSVNQGGGGHIDYSTANGVEMDSLCLNNVDLAYDYTGHGTSAQVVGAEVIVLSDSEEDNDLLVSPPVAYRNNPNNATDGYSVQPPVMVDSYAEDHNLGGNSCLGLFPNDDDFGIPSLWSMPSGRQAGPGFQLFGSDADVSDALVHLQHGPVNCSSSLNGYALAPDTALGSGGILQDSSAGRLDADLNGGLVDNPLAFGGDDPSLQIFLPTRPADSSMQNELRDQANVANGVCTEEDWISLSLGGGAGGNNGDASTQNGLNSRHQIPTREVGTNTLDDTASLLLGMNDVRTDRPGRQRSDSPFSFPRQRRRLYLSIDSDSE; via the exons ATGTGCTCACTCAGTTGCACCTTTCAAAGCAGGGGAAGAAGCAG GATCTTGTTGATCGAATATTATCTGTGCTCTCAGATGAACAAG TTAAGcaacttgtttttcttcttcccagTTTCAAAAATGTGGGCTAAGAAGAATGCTGGTGGAAAGGAACAGGTGGCAAAATTAGTTGATGATACCTATAG GAAAATGCAGATATCTGGGGCCACTGATCTAGCATCTAAGGGACAGGGGGCATCAGATAGTAGTAGTATAAAGGTGAAAGGTGAAATTGACGATTCCTTCCAGCCAGATACAAAGATTCGCTGTTTATGTGGAAGTAGATTGGAAACAGAGGATTTGGTCAAG TGTGATGATCCAAGATGCCAAGTGTGGCAGCACATCAGTTGCGTTATTATTCCAGAGAAACCTACAGAAGGCATCCCACCAGTTCCTGATAAGTTTTATTGTGAACTATGTCGTCTCACTCGTGCTGACCC ATTTTGGGTTGCAGTGGCGCACCCTTTACTTCCTGTGAAGTTAACAACAACCAGTAATCCAACTGATGG AACCAACCCTGTGCAGAGTGTGGAAAGAACATTTCAGCTTACTAGAGCAGACAAAGACTTGGTTTCCAAACCAGAATTTGATGTTGAG GCTTGGTGTATGCTCCTAAACGACAAGGTTCCGTTCAGGATGCAATGGCCGCAATATACAGACCTGCAGGTCAATG GTGTTCCTGTTCGAGCAACTAACAGACCTGGTTCACAGTTGCTTGGAGCTAATGGTCGGGATGATGGCCCAATT ATCACGCCGTACACAAAAGATGGAATTAATAAGATTTCATTAACAGGATGCGATGCTCGTATTTTTTGTCTAGGGGTTCGGATTGTTAGAAGGCGCAGCATGCAGCAG ATCCTAAACTTAATTCCTAAGGAGTCTGATGGTGAGCTTTTTGAAGACGCTCTTGCACGGGTGTGTCGTTGTGTTGGGGGCGGAAACGCAGATGGTGATGCTGATAGTGACAGTGATTTGGAAGTGGTTTCAGATACTTTCAGTGTCAACCTTCGTTGTCCT ATGAGTGGTTCAAGAATGAAGATTGCTGGAAGATTCAAACCTTGTATTCACATGGGTTGCTTTGACCTTGAAGTTCTTGTGGAAATAAATCAACGATCAAGGAAG TGGCAATGTCCTATATGTCTCAAAAACTATGCTTTGGAGAATATCATCATTGATCCTTATTTCAATCGCATCACTTCTATg ATGGTAAATTGTGGCGAGGAAATTACAGAGGTTGAGGTGAAGCCTGATGGTTCTTGGCGTGTGAAGACAAAGGGTGAAAGTGAACGCCAGGAATTAGGGAGTCTAGCACAGTGGCATCTTCCTGATGGATCCCCATGCGTTTCAGCTGATGGAGATTTCAAGAGAGTGGATACATTGGCATTGAAGCAGGTCAAACAGGAAGGGGTTTTTGACACTCCAACTGGTTTAAAACTTGGCATCAGGAAAAATCGCAATGGAGATTGGGAAGTCAGTAAACCTCAGGGCACAAACACGTCTTCTGGTAATAAATTGAAAGCAATTTTTGGAAATCCCGAACAGGTTGTTATTCCAATGAGCAGCAGTGCTACTGGAAGTGGCCGGGATGGTGATGATCCTAGTGTAAATCAGGGTGGTGGCGGGCATATTGACTATTCCACTGCAAATGGCGTTGAAATGGATTCTCTGTGTCTCAATAATGTTGATTTAGCATATGACTATACTGGACATGGCACTTCTGCTCAGGTGGTTGGTGCAGAAGTTATTGTTCTTAGTGATTCTGAAGAGGATAATGATCTCTTGGTATCTCCTCCAGTTGCGTATAGGAACAACCCAAATAATGCTACAGATGGTTATTCTGTACAGCCTCCTGTAATGGTTGATTCGTATGCTGAAGATCATAATCTTGGTGGAAATTCATGCTTAGGACTCTTTCCCAATGATGATGATTTTGGGATACCTTCCCTGTGGTCTATGCCTTCTGGAAGGCAGGCTGGTCCTGGATTTCAACTATTTGGATCTGATGCAGATGTATCAGATGCATTGGTCCATCTGCAACATGGTCCTGTGAATTGCTCGTCATCACTAAATGGTTATGCACTAGCTCCTGATACTGCTTTGGGATCTGGTGGTATCTTGCAAGATTCCTCTGCTGGTCGGTTGGATGCTGATTTGAATGGTGGTTTGGTGGACAATCCATTAGCATTTGGTGGTGATGATCCCTCACTTCAGATTTTTCTCCCCACTAGACCAGCAGATTCATCCATGCAGAATGAATTGAGAGATCAGGCAAATGTGGCTAATGGTGTCTGCACTGAGGAGGATTGGATATCCCTTAGTCTTGGAGGTGGTGCTGGTGGTAATAATGGTGATGCTTCTACTCAAAATGGATTGAATTCTAGACATCAAATCCCAACCAGAGAAGTTGGCACAAATACTTTGGATGATACTG CTTCTTTACTCCTTGGGATGAATGATGTCAGAACTGACAGGCCAGGTAGGCAAAGGTCAGATAGTCCTTTCTCATTTCCTCGCCAAAGGCGTCGCTTGTACCTTTCTATTGATTCAGATTCAGAGTAA
- the LOC108340292 gene encoding E3 SUMO-protein ligase SIZ1 isoform X1 codes for MDLVPSVKEKLNYFRIKELKDVLTQLHLSKQGKKQDLVDRILSVLSDEQVSKMWAKKNAGGKEQVAKLVDDTYRKMQISGATDLASKGQGASDSSSIKVKGEIDDSFQPDTKIRCLCGSRLETEDLVKCDDPRCQVWQHISCVIIPEKPTEGIPPVPDKFYCELCRLTRADPFWVAVAHPLLPVKLTTTSNPTDGTNPVQSVERTFQLTRADKDLVSKPEFDVEAWCMLLNDKVPFRMQWPQYTDLQVNGVPVRATNRPGSQLLGANGRDDGPIITPYTKDGINKISLTGCDARIFCLGVRIVRRRSMQQILNLIPKESDGELFEDALARVCRCVGGGNADGDADSDSDLEVVSDTFSVNLRCPMSGSRMKIAGRFKPCIHMGCFDLEVLVEINQRSRKWQCPICLKNYALENIIIDPYFNRITSMMVNCGEEITEVEVKPDGSWRVKTKGESERQELGSLAQWHLPDGSPCVSADGDFKRVDTLALKQVKQEGVFDTPTGLKLGIRKNRNGDWEVSKPQGTNTSSGNKLKAIFGNPEQVVIPMSSSATGSGRDGDDPSVNQGGGGHIDYSTANGVEMDSLCLNNVDLAYDYTGHGTSAQVVGAEVIVLSDSEEDNDLLVSPPVAYRNNPNNATDGYSVQPPVMVDSYAEDHNLGGNSCLGLFPNDDDFGIPSLWSMPSGRQAGPGFQLFGSDADVSDALVHLQHGPVNCSSSLNGYALAPDTALGSGGILQDSSAGRLDADLNGGLVDNPLAFGGDDPSLQIFLPTRPADSSMQNELRDQANVANGVCTEEDWISLSLGGGAGGNNGDASTQNGLNSRHQIPTREVGTNTLDDTASLLLGMNDVRTDRPGRQRSDSPFSFPRQRRRLYLSIDSDSE; via the exons ATGGATTTGGTACCTAGCGTTAAG GAAAAATTGAACTATTTTCGTATTAAAGAGCTCAAAGATGTGCTCACTCAGTTGCACCTTTCAAAGCAGGGGAAGAAGCAG GATCTTGTTGATCGAATATTATCTGTGCTCTCAGATGAACAAG TTTCAAAAATGTGGGCTAAGAAGAATGCTGGTGGAAAGGAACAGGTGGCAAAATTAGTTGATGATACCTATAG GAAAATGCAGATATCTGGGGCCACTGATCTAGCATCTAAGGGACAGGGGGCATCAGATAGTAGTAGTATAAAGGTGAAAGGTGAAATTGACGATTCCTTCCAGCCAGATACAAAGATTCGCTGTTTATGTGGAAGTAGATTGGAAACAGAGGATTTGGTCAAG TGTGATGATCCAAGATGCCAAGTGTGGCAGCACATCAGTTGCGTTATTATTCCAGAGAAACCTACAGAAGGCATCCCACCAGTTCCTGATAAGTTTTATTGTGAACTATGTCGTCTCACTCGTGCTGACCC ATTTTGGGTTGCAGTGGCGCACCCTTTACTTCCTGTGAAGTTAACAACAACCAGTAATCCAACTGATGG AACCAACCCTGTGCAGAGTGTGGAAAGAACATTTCAGCTTACTAGAGCAGACAAAGACTTGGTTTCCAAACCAGAATTTGATGTTGAG GCTTGGTGTATGCTCCTAAACGACAAGGTTCCGTTCAGGATGCAATGGCCGCAATATACAGACCTGCAGGTCAATG GTGTTCCTGTTCGAGCAACTAACAGACCTGGTTCACAGTTGCTTGGAGCTAATGGTCGGGATGATGGCCCAATT ATCACGCCGTACACAAAAGATGGAATTAATAAGATTTCATTAACAGGATGCGATGCTCGTATTTTTTGTCTAGGGGTTCGGATTGTTAGAAGGCGCAGCATGCAGCAG ATCCTAAACTTAATTCCTAAGGAGTCTGATGGTGAGCTTTTTGAAGACGCTCTTGCACGGGTGTGTCGTTGTGTTGGGGGCGGAAACGCAGATGGTGATGCTGATAGTGACAGTGATTTGGAAGTGGTTTCAGATACTTTCAGTGTCAACCTTCGTTGTCCT ATGAGTGGTTCAAGAATGAAGATTGCTGGAAGATTCAAACCTTGTATTCACATGGGTTGCTTTGACCTTGAAGTTCTTGTGGAAATAAATCAACGATCAAGGAAG TGGCAATGTCCTATATGTCTCAAAAACTATGCTTTGGAGAATATCATCATTGATCCTTATTTCAATCGCATCACTTCTATg ATGGTAAATTGTGGCGAGGAAATTACAGAGGTTGAGGTGAAGCCTGATGGTTCTTGGCGTGTGAAGACAAAGGGTGAAAGTGAACGCCAGGAATTAGGGAGTCTAGCACAGTGGCATCTTCCTGATGGATCCCCATGCGTTTCAGCTGATGGAGATTTCAAGAGAGTGGATACATTGGCATTGAAGCAGGTCAAACAGGAAGGGGTTTTTGACACTCCAACTGGTTTAAAACTTGGCATCAGGAAAAATCGCAATGGAGATTGGGAAGTCAGTAAACCTCAGGGCACAAACACGTCTTCTGGTAATAAATTGAAAGCAATTTTTGGAAATCCCGAACAGGTTGTTATTCCAATGAGCAGCAGTGCTACTGGAAGTGGCCGGGATGGTGATGATCCTAGTGTAAATCAGGGTGGTGGCGGGCATATTGACTATTCCACTGCAAATGGCGTTGAAATGGATTCTCTGTGTCTCAATAATGTTGATTTAGCATATGACTATACTGGACATGGCACTTCTGCTCAGGTGGTTGGTGCAGAAGTTATTGTTCTTAGTGATTCTGAAGAGGATAATGATCTCTTGGTATCTCCTCCAGTTGCGTATAGGAACAACCCAAATAATGCTACAGATGGTTATTCTGTACAGCCTCCTGTAATGGTTGATTCGTATGCTGAAGATCATAATCTTGGTGGAAATTCATGCTTAGGACTCTTTCCCAATGATGATGATTTTGGGATACCTTCCCTGTGGTCTATGCCTTCTGGAAGGCAGGCTGGTCCTGGATTTCAACTATTTGGATCTGATGCAGATGTATCAGATGCATTGGTCCATCTGCAACATGGTCCTGTGAATTGCTCGTCATCACTAAATGGTTATGCACTAGCTCCTGATACTGCTTTGGGATCTGGTGGTATCTTGCAAGATTCCTCTGCTGGTCGGTTGGATGCTGATTTGAATGGTGGTTTGGTGGACAATCCATTAGCATTTGGTGGTGATGATCCCTCACTTCAGATTTTTCTCCCCACTAGACCAGCAGATTCATCCATGCAGAATGAATTGAGAGATCAGGCAAATGTGGCTAATGGTGTCTGCACTGAGGAGGATTGGATATCCCTTAGTCTTGGAGGTGGTGCTGGTGGTAATAATGGTGATGCTTCTACTCAAAATGGATTGAATTCTAGACATCAAATCCCAACCAGAGAAGTTGGCACAAATACTTTGGATGATACTG CTTCTTTACTCCTTGGGATGAATGATGTCAGAACTGACAGGCCAGGTAGGCAAAGGTCAGATAGTCCTTTCTCATTTCCTCGCCAAAGGCGTCGCTTGTACCTTTCTATTGATTCAGATTCAGAGTAA
- the LOC108340292 gene encoding E3 SUMO-protein ligase SIZ1 isoform X3: MDLVPSVKEKLNYFRIKELKDVLTQLHLSKQGKKQDLVDRILSVLSDEQVSKMWAKKNAGGKEQVAKLVDDTYRKMQISGATDLASKGQGASDSSSIKVKGEIDDSFQPDTKIRCLCGSRLETEDLVKCDDPRCQVWQHISCVIIPEKPTEGIPPVPDKFYCELCRLTRADPFWVAVAHPLLPVKLTTTSNPTDGTNPVQSVERTFQLTRADKDLVSKPEFDVEAWCMLLNDKVPFRMQWPQYTDLQVNGVPVRATNRPGSQLLGANGRDDGPIITPYTKDGINKISLTGCDARIFCLGVRIVRRRSMQQILNLIPKESDGELFEDALARVCRCVGGGNADGDADSDSDLEVVSDTFSVNLRCPMSGSRMKIAGRFKPCIHMGCFDLEVLVEINQRSRKMVNCGEEITEVEVKPDGSWRVKTKGESERQELGSLAQWHLPDGSPCVSADGDFKRVDTLALKQVKQEGVFDTPTGLKLGIRKNRNGDWEVSKPQGTNTSSGNKLKAIFGNPEQVVIPMSSSATGSGRDGDDPSVNQGGGGHIDYSTANGVEMDSLCLNNVDLAYDYTGHGTSAQVVGAEVIVLSDSEEDNDLLVSPPVAYRNNPNNATDGYSVQPPVMVDSYAEDHNLGGNSCLGLFPNDDDFGIPSLWSMPSGRQAGPGFQLFGSDADVSDALVHLQHGPVNCSSSLNGYALAPDTALGSGGILQDSSAGRLDADLNGGLVDNPLAFGGDDPSLQIFLPTRPADSSMQNELRDQANVANGVCTEEDWISLSLGGGAGGNNGDASTQNGLNSRHQIPTREVGTNTLDDTASLLLGMNDVRTDRPGRQRSDSPFSFPRQRRRLYLSIDSDSE; encoded by the exons ATGGATTTGGTACCTAGCGTTAAG GAAAAATTGAACTATTTTCGTATTAAAGAGCTCAAAGATGTGCTCACTCAGTTGCACCTTTCAAAGCAGGGGAAGAAGCAG GATCTTGTTGATCGAATATTATCTGTGCTCTCAGATGAACAAG TTTCAAAAATGTGGGCTAAGAAGAATGCTGGTGGAAAGGAACAGGTGGCAAAATTAGTTGATGATACCTATAG GAAAATGCAGATATCTGGGGCCACTGATCTAGCATCTAAGGGACAGGGGGCATCAGATAGTAGTAGTATAAAGGTGAAAGGTGAAATTGACGATTCCTTCCAGCCAGATACAAAGATTCGCTGTTTATGTGGAAGTAGATTGGAAACAGAGGATTTGGTCAAG TGTGATGATCCAAGATGCCAAGTGTGGCAGCACATCAGTTGCGTTATTATTCCAGAGAAACCTACAGAAGGCATCCCACCAGTTCCTGATAAGTTTTATTGTGAACTATGTCGTCTCACTCGTGCTGACCC ATTTTGGGTTGCAGTGGCGCACCCTTTACTTCCTGTGAAGTTAACAACAACCAGTAATCCAACTGATGG AACCAACCCTGTGCAGAGTGTGGAAAGAACATTTCAGCTTACTAGAGCAGACAAAGACTTGGTTTCCAAACCAGAATTTGATGTTGAG GCTTGGTGTATGCTCCTAAACGACAAGGTTCCGTTCAGGATGCAATGGCCGCAATATACAGACCTGCAGGTCAATG GTGTTCCTGTTCGAGCAACTAACAGACCTGGTTCACAGTTGCTTGGAGCTAATGGTCGGGATGATGGCCCAATT ATCACGCCGTACACAAAAGATGGAATTAATAAGATTTCATTAACAGGATGCGATGCTCGTATTTTTTGTCTAGGGGTTCGGATTGTTAGAAGGCGCAGCATGCAGCAG ATCCTAAACTTAATTCCTAAGGAGTCTGATGGTGAGCTTTTTGAAGACGCTCTTGCACGGGTGTGTCGTTGTGTTGGGGGCGGAAACGCAGATGGTGATGCTGATAGTGACAGTGATTTGGAAGTGGTTTCAGATACTTTCAGTGTCAACCTTCGTTGTCCT ATGAGTGGTTCAAGAATGAAGATTGCTGGAAGATTCAAACCTTGTATTCACATGGGTTGCTTTGACCTTGAAGTTCTTGTGGAAATAAATCAACGATCAAGGAAG ATGGTAAATTGTGGCGAGGAAATTACAGAGGTTGAGGTGAAGCCTGATGGTTCTTGGCGTGTGAAGACAAAGGGTGAAAGTGAACGCCAGGAATTAGGGAGTCTAGCACAGTGGCATCTTCCTGATGGATCCCCATGCGTTTCAGCTGATGGAGATTTCAAGAGAGTGGATACATTGGCATTGAAGCAGGTCAAACAGGAAGGGGTTTTTGACACTCCAACTGGTTTAAAACTTGGCATCAGGAAAAATCGCAATGGAGATTGGGAAGTCAGTAAACCTCAGGGCACAAACACGTCTTCTGGTAATAAATTGAAAGCAATTTTTGGAAATCCCGAACAGGTTGTTATTCCAATGAGCAGCAGTGCTACTGGAAGTGGCCGGGATGGTGATGATCCTAGTGTAAATCAGGGTGGTGGCGGGCATATTGACTATTCCACTGCAAATGGCGTTGAAATGGATTCTCTGTGTCTCAATAATGTTGATTTAGCATATGACTATACTGGACATGGCACTTCTGCTCAGGTGGTTGGTGCAGAAGTTATTGTTCTTAGTGATTCTGAAGAGGATAATGATCTCTTGGTATCTCCTCCAGTTGCGTATAGGAACAACCCAAATAATGCTACAGATGGTTATTCTGTACAGCCTCCTGTAATGGTTGATTCGTATGCTGAAGATCATAATCTTGGTGGAAATTCATGCTTAGGACTCTTTCCCAATGATGATGATTTTGGGATACCTTCCCTGTGGTCTATGCCTTCTGGAAGGCAGGCTGGTCCTGGATTTCAACTATTTGGATCTGATGCAGATGTATCAGATGCATTGGTCCATCTGCAACATGGTCCTGTGAATTGCTCGTCATCACTAAATGGTTATGCACTAGCTCCTGATACTGCTTTGGGATCTGGTGGTATCTTGCAAGATTCCTCTGCTGGTCGGTTGGATGCTGATTTGAATGGTGGTTTGGTGGACAATCCATTAGCATTTGGTGGTGATGATCCCTCACTTCAGATTTTTCTCCCCACTAGACCAGCAGATTCATCCATGCAGAATGAATTGAGAGATCAGGCAAATGTGGCTAATGGTGTCTGCACTGAGGAGGATTGGATATCCCTTAGTCTTGGAGGTGGTGCTGGTGGTAATAATGGTGATGCTTCTACTCAAAATGGATTGAATTCTAGACATCAAATCCCAACCAGAGAAGTTGGCACAAATACTTTGGATGATACTG CTTCTTTACTCCTTGGGATGAATGATGTCAGAACTGACAGGCCAGGTAGGCAAAGGTCAGATAGTCCTTTCTCATTTCCTCGCCAAAGGCGTCGCTTGTACCTTTCTATTGATTCAGATTCAGAGTAA